In Zingiber officinale cultivar Zhangliang chromosome 1A, Zo_v1.1, whole genome shotgun sequence, a genomic segment contains:
- the LOC122022864 gene encoding methyl-CpG-binding domain-containing protein 1-like isoform X1, whose amino-acid sequence MENKRKFNNLISAYAVQCSKCFKFRIIPTREEYETIRQNFIKDPWVCHNNPNLSCNDPGDVEYNTSRFWVIDKPNLPKTPAGLDRLAIMRSDFSKMDINYVMPNGKRLRSSVEIEKFIEANQEYKGRFTPADFSFTPPKIPEEMIPKGIEGSSSKKKKTGL is encoded by the coding sequence AACAAGCGAAAGTTCAACAACCTCATCAGTGCATATGCGGTGCAATGCAGTAAATGCTTCAAATTCAGGATAATCCCAACAAGAGAAGAATACGAAACAATCAGGCAAAACTTCATCAAGGATCCTTGGGTCTGCCACAACAATCCTAATCTTTCCTGCAATGATCCTGGTGATGTAGAGTACAACACTAGTCGATTTTGGGTCATCGACAAGCCAAATTTGCCCAAGACTCCAGCTGGTCTCGATAGATTGGCGATCATGAGATCAGACTTTTCCAAGATGGATATCAACTATGTGATGCCTAACGGAAAGAGGCTGAGGAGCTCAGTGGAAATAGAGAAGTTCATAGAAGCCAATCAAGAGTACAAAGGCAGATTTACCCCTGCAGATTTTAGTTTTACGCCTCCAAAGATTCCTGAGGAGATGATCCCCAAGGGCATAGAGGGAAGTTCAAGTAAAAAGAAGAAGACTGGGCTGTAG
- the LOC122022864 gene encoding methyl-CpG-binding domain-containing protein 1-like isoform X2 yields MNKRKFNNLISAYAVQCSKCFKFRIIPTREEYETIRQNFIKDPWVCHNNPNLSCNDPGDVEYNTSRFWVIDKPNLPKTPAGLDRLAIMRSDFSKMDINYVMPNGKRLRSSVEIEKFIEANQEYKGRFTPADFSFTPPKIPEEMIPKGIEGSSSKKKKTGL; encoded by the coding sequence AACAAGCGAAAGTTCAACAACCTCATCAGTGCATATGCGGTGCAATGCAGTAAATGCTTCAAATTCAGGATAATCCCAACAAGAGAAGAATACGAAACAATCAGGCAAAACTTCATCAAGGATCCTTGGGTCTGCCACAACAATCCTAATCTTTCCTGCAATGATCCTGGTGATGTAGAGTACAACACTAGTCGATTTTGGGTCATCGACAAGCCAAATTTGCCCAAGACTCCAGCTGGTCTCGATAGATTGGCGATCATGAGATCAGACTTTTCCAAGATGGATATCAACTATGTGATGCCTAACGGAAAGAGGCTGAGGAGCTCAGTGGAAATAGAGAAGTTCATAGAAGCCAATCAAGAGTACAAAGGCAGATTTACCCCTGCAGATTTTAGTTTTACGCCTCCAAAGATTCCTGAGGAGATGATCCCCAAGGGCATAGAGGGAAGTTCAAGTAAAAAGAAGAAGACTGGGCTGTAG